The stretch of DNA CATTGCTGCCCAGTACAGTGGGGCTAAGATCAAGgtcctctccaccccaccccagttccACTTTGGGCAAACCAACAAAACACCTGAGTTCCTGAAGAAATTTCCTGTTGGGAAGGTAACAGTGCTGCATGTGCTGACTCAGACTGAGTGAGGAGCATTGCTGGGGTAGTGCCAGGTTTCCAGTAGTGAGTCATTCAGATTAGAGAAACAGGTGTCCTCTGGGGTCACTCTGTCCTTCTCTCTAGTCTCCATGTGCTGGATATACGATGGTTGGGGAGGCCTGGTCAGGCAGGGGGCAGACCAGCTGCAAACAGTGCTGCATTGCAGCTCCTGGTGTAGAAGGAAATGTTGGTAGCTAGAGTGTGGTGGAACTTCTCAGTCACTTTACCCCTTGGGCAGCTGTACACTCACTGCTCATGGTACTTGGGAGACGAGTTGTGGAGGGACAAGCCCTGAGCAGTCGTGTCTCTTTCCTTCCGTCCCGCCCCGCATGCTCCCCCTGCCTCAAGCCACTCCAGCCCTCAGGGTTGGGCGTCTAATGGGGCAGGAACCAGCAGAGGGGCTTCCTTGGTGCCTGCTGGAGGGCATGAATGCCTCCCTCCTGGCCTCCCTGTGACTCCATCtgagagctgctgctgtggggtgctGGGTGTCAGCAGGGCCGAGATGCTCTTGGGGTGACCCGTTTGCTGgcccttgggggaggggaaactggcTGTGCTCTGAGGGCTGGTGGAGTTAGCCAGTGTGGCCGAGGTGTTGGGGTGCTGCACAGGCAGGTGAAAGCCTTAGTTGCTCAGTGAGGGATGCAATGGTGCTTGCTTTCTAGGTTCCTGCGTTTGAAGGGGCTGATGGATTCTGCGTGTTTGAGAGTAACGCCATCGCACATTACGGTAATGGTCAGGGGGCTGTCCCCAGCACCGGGGGGGATGGGGACTTCATGGGAAGAGCATACCCTGTGGAGCTTGTACCTGGCAGTAAAGTTAGGGTGTCCCTGACCCCATCCAGcggctcctgcctctgctgctgtctgtgctggGCTCAGTGGAGTAAGCAGTGCGCTGGACAGTTCCTTACTGTGTCCAGTGCACCCGCAGTCGGGTCAGTGCCTGTGGACTTGCTAGTCCTGTAGTGGACTTGGGCTGGGCTTGGCTCTTCCCACTGCTGGCTCTGCCAgggcagttctgctccccttcccctgatGGTAGCCGCACTCATGGGCcaggtggtgctgctgctgggggtgaggggagaagagATGGTATGTCTGTTGATTTGGGGGATGGTGTATGTCTTGGGTGGACATGTCTTGGCTGGGTGGGGTTGGTGTCTCTCCCCATCCCAGTGACCAGCTGGCTCTGGTTCCAGTCAGTAATGACGACCTGCGGGGATCCACCAAGGAGACAGCTGCCCAGATCATCCAGTGGGTGAGCTTTGCTGACAGTGACATCGTCCCTCCCGCCAGCACCTGGGTCTTCCCTACGCTGGGCATCATGCACTACAACAAGCAggtcagtgggggcgggggggggggcaggtagcTCCTGCTCTCCTCCAGTGAATGGTCACAGGACCAGGCCAGCTCCTTGCTGCCCCTGTGTACACATAGGAGAATTGGGAGTCCTGGAAGTTTCCACTCCTGATACTGCTGTTCAGTAACACCCCCTCATGGAGAGTCAAAGGTTTAGATCTTGGCTGTGAGGCAGGGTCAGGATTTTAGGGGTGCGTATCGCTGGCTGCATTACGGTAGCACTCAGTGACTGTCACATGAGGGGTGAGACAGATGCATGGGGCCATGGTCAGTGTCTGCCATCCCAGCATCTCTACAAGGGCCTGGCAGTGAGGCCTGAAATCTCTGAGGAGAGGCTGCAGCTGTTGAagtgtccctgccccctgccatCCACAACTAATGGAGAATGGACACTCCTTCCAGCTTGCTGGGTACTAAGCTCGTTGGAGGCCCAGGACCTCCAAGTCTGGGCTGCCATGGTGCAGTGAAGCTCCTGGCACGGCCTCCCTGACTCATGCAGATGGGCCCATGCCAAGGAGGAACTCTCTGGGCTGTCTCTCTTCTGATAAGTGCCACTGGTGTGTCTAGAGCTGGGAAGGCAAGTAGCCTGCTCCAAGGTTGCAGTCTGTGAGGAGCtgctggccccctcccctgagggtCAGGAGGCTGCTGCGAATACAGGGCTTCTGTGTGGTAATCCAGTGAGACATATTTCTCTCTGCCCTGTTCCTGCAGGGACTGAGATGGATGTGGAGCAGGAAGGGCAACAATGAGCTGATGGGCTTCCAGCTCCCCTACGTCCCTGCTGGGATTCTGATTAGGAAACAGCCACAGGGCCAGAGTAGGCCTGAGGCTGCATGTCTGGGACTTTCTCCTGCTTTGAGGTCCATTCCTGTCTTGGTGCCAAGCTTGGAAAGAAGCTGCAGCatctcctgccagctgggggtggaggaaggagggcgATCCCAGTCATTGCTAGCTTGTGCATCTCCTGCACCTCGGCGTGGGAGTTCACAGGCCTTGCAGGCCCCATGGGATTGGGGGAAGGGATTTGCCTCGTAGATAGAAAAGGACTTTTCTGAAATCAGTGGTCGAGCTTGGGTTAGAATCCAGATCTGgctcctctgctctaaccactagagtgCACCTGGTCTGGTTTGGTTTCCTGGGAATGctgaggaggggagggtgttAGGTGGCGGCGAAGCGGTGGCACAATGTATGGCAGCTAAGTAAGCATctgtctcctcttcttccccctccctcccctaggCCTCAGTGGGGCTCACCTGGTCTTTTTGATCTCCAGGCCACAGAATATGCCAAGGAGGAGGTGAAGCGGGTCCTGGGCATCCTGGACTCTCATCTGAAGACTCAGACCTTCCTGGTGGGGGAGCGCATCACGCTGGCTGACATCACTGTTGTGTGCACCCTCCTCTGGCTCTACAAGCAGGTGCAGGGGGCTCTACTGTCTGAGGCTCCGTGGCAGTGGCAGGAGGGTCTGGTTCTGGGCTGTAGCTTTGCTGAGAGTTCCTGCTGTCCTGGGGGCTGTAGCTGGAGTTCTGTGTGCAGGGTGGGGCTTTGAGGGGGCAAGGCTGGTCAGGGATTCCAGTGTGGCTCCAAAGGCTTGGGGAGTGGCTGCcttgcccctggggcagggataGATGCCCAGGAAACCCTCTTCTGATCTCAGTGTCCTGAgccatggctggctccagctgtgcTGATCTCTGACCTTCTCTCCAGGTGCTGGAGCCGTCCTTCCGCCAGCCCTACAGCAACACCAACCGCTGGTTTGTGACCTGCATCAATCAGCCGCAGTTCAAGGCCGTGCTGGGAGAGGTGAAGCTATGTGAGAAGATGGCTCAGTTTGATGGTGAGTAGCtccccaggcagggagctggcccTCTGCCTCCCCTGTGAGGGGTGTGTGGCTGTCCTGGTGCCCCTTGTAATGGCAGGCCTTGTTGTTCTCTAGATTCTCTGCAGCAACTTGTAAGGGGATCCTGCTTGCTAACTCTCTGGGGTGACTCTGCTGGGATCTGTGTACCCTGATCTACTGGGCTCTTCCTTCTATTGGGTCTCCCAGGCTTCACTCTGCCCCAGATTTGGTTCTGAGGCTACTCCACCCTGGTTGGGGGAGGATGCAACCAGAGAAGCTCTAGCAGGGAGCTGTGGCTGCTGTGATCAGGGTCTCCCCAGTTCGGGGCTAACAATGGCTGGGTCAGGGCTTGAGTGGTTGGATTTGTGCCATTGCTAAGTTTCAAGGTGGTCTGCGAGGGCCACCATGGGGTGCCCCCCCCCAtgagaggaaaggagggagggacctggctgcccCCACCATGGGCTCCTTCCTCCCCTTGATGCAGCCAAGAAGTTTGCTGAGAACCAGCCAAAGAAAGACGTCCCCAAGAAAGAGAAGCCTGCCAAGGAGGAGAAGAAGcaggagaagaaagaggagaggaaatcTGAGCCTGAAGAGGAGATGGATGAGTGTGATCAGGCCCTGGCTGCTGAGCCGAAGTCCAAGGACCCCTTTGCTCACCTGCCCAAGAGGTGCTGATCTGTTCACTGGGCTGGGCCAGCCCTGGCTGGTGGAGCTCCTGCAGGGAAAGTGGAGAGAGGGGGTCGGATCCTGGCAGCTGCACGGCACTAGTGCCCCGTAGCCGCTGCCCCAAACTAATCGCGCTCCTCTCTGTTGCTGGTGGGCTGGGCCCTAGGAAGGGCCAGTTCCCATgctctgctccctgtctcctcTGGCCTCTTCTGGGCAAGCTGCCACCAGCTCTTGTTTTCACCAGACAGTGGGGACacagccagctccctcctgctgctcCATGGGCCTCTGGATGGGAAAGGGCAGAGTGGCCTTTCCAGAGCAAACAGAGGAGTTGATTTTGGGAGCCCAGTCCTGTCCCTCCCTGCCTCTGGAAGGGATGgcattccctctcctccccaccccttggcCTGTAGCAGAGGAATCAGATTTCAGTCTGTGGTCCTCTTGCTCATGGCTTCTCTGCTGCCTTCCCTGGCCACCAGGGGGCGGTGGCTGCATGCTGACAGGCAGAGCCTCAGCACTGCTGAGTTGGAGTCATCCCAGTCCCACGCCCTGCTGCATGCCTGGGATAGCTTCATGGGCTGCACTGCCTGGGTCCATAATCCCTGCTGGGATGGGGAACACGTGGCTAGAGGCATGCCTAGCCCAGAACCACTGGGTAGGATGGGGCAGTGCCCTCTGTTACTCTTTGCCAGGGGCGCTCTCTCATGGACCTGGGAGGTGAGCTGTGCAGGGTCCTGACCTCcctagccccacagcccaaacaCCCGAGTAGGAAGAGGGGCCTTGGAGTCACTGCTAGGCAGGAGCTGGGACAGAGCCAGCCTATCTGGGTGGTGGCTGAGATGAGGGCAGCTGCCCCCTGCCTGTCTCTGATGGAGctactctgccccagcccctttGTCATGGATGAGTTCAAGCGGAAGTACTCCAACGAGGACACGCTGACGGTGGCACTGCCCTACTTCTGGGAGCACTTTGACAAGGACGGCTGGTCCATCTGGTACTCGCAGTACCGCTTCCCTGAGGAGCTGAGCCAGACCTTCATGAGCTGCAACCTCATCACAGGTGAGAGCCCAgcaccccttcccttcctcttcagGGCTTGCCCCGGCTCCCTGAACAGCACCTGGGGCTGGTCTGAGTCACAGAGGGTTCCTGCttggggtggggcacagcagtGACGGCTCTCCCACCTCTTCCCGCTAGGCATGTTCCAGCGCCTGGACAAACTGCGGAAGAATGCTTTTTCCAGCGTCATCCTCTTTGGCAGCAATAACGACAGCACCATCTCCGGCATCTGGGTCTTCCGCGGCCAGGAGCTGGCCTTCCCGGTGAGTCTCTGTGCGGACCGTGGGTGTGCAGGGAGTCTGGCCATACCCGCTAGGAGCAGGTACCCCTAGCTCTGCACTCCCACGCTGCAGGGTGGCTGTGTCTCAGGAGCCTGCTGGCTCCCTGGCCTGGGAACAGGTAAATGTTCTTGGGGCAGCCTGCTAATGTTCCTGGGCAAAAGGGGGCAGTCTGCTCCCTCGGGGCAGTCTGGCCATGCCCTGCTGTGAAGCTGCCCAGTGACAAGAGCAAAGGGTGGttctcacccagctctgcccccccccccgtgctgaCCCACAGCCCTCCAGAGTTGGCCAGGATCTGCTTGTgctggtggaggggggagggggagaggaagggtggcAGCTGAGTGCAGAGGGAGCAACTGCTCCATGTGGGTAGGGAAGcatgctgggctgtgagggaggggCCTGTAACTGAGCAGGCCCTGCCCTATGAGGACGACTCCATCTGCAGTGCAGGGAAAAGGGAGAGACTAGGCTCAGCTCACCCTCTGGTGGCTGGGCCTGTTGGTGCAGTgactggggtgtggggaggcCCTCTGCTGATCCTCCTCTCTGTTCCCAGCTGAGCCCTGACTGGCAAGTGGATTATGAGTCCTATACCTGGAGGAAGATGGATGCAGACAGTGAGGAGTGCAAGACGCTGGTCAAGGAGTATTTCACGTGGGAGGGCGAATTCAAACATGTCGGCAAAGCCTTCAACCAGGGAAAGATCTTCAAGTGAGGGCACTGCCTTCCCACCAGCTGGGACAGCACAGACTGGCCAGTGAGGGACAACAGCCTCTGggcagcagccagtgggagcaTGGGCTGCTGGGAACTGTTCACCAGGGGCCAAACATCAGAAGCCTGGATCAGTGACACGAAAAATAAAAACCCCACATGCTGGTATCCTGGGGTCTGTCGTTCCTGGGCAGGGGCTTGTGGGGCCAGCTGGGGGCCTGCTGGTGCTTCCTCAGGGCCCCTGGtactggctgggggtgcagggacagacACTGGGTTTCCTGCTGAGGTGGATAGGAAATCTGGGCTCTCCCTAGCAAGGGTGCAGCTGGTGTGGGGCAGATCTGGACTCTTGCTGTGGGCCGGATGGGTGTCTTGGCTGGGGTatagggtggagggggagggctgcTGTTTCTTGGCAGGGATGGGTGCCTCTGGGAGAATCGTCTCTTTAATTGTTTGGAGAGGCTGAGTTGCCAGGCCCCAAATCAATATTTaagctgggaggcagggcatgggTCACTGCAAGCCTCTGCCCTGGCCTTGCCCTCACACCCTACTGGTGATAAGCTTATCAGTGccagcaggcagggcagggctgggccctgcAGCCAGGTGGGTTACAGGCTGGGTGTACCACAGGAAACAGGTCCCAGCCATCCCCATGAGTAGCTTGttggcagggtgtgggggggagcctCACTCTGGAACCCATCAAACAACTTGCTACGCTGTTCCCTCCCCCTCTGAGTGGGTTGCCTTAGGCCTGTGCCTAGCTCCCAGGCTATGGTGTCTGGCTGACCAACCAGcctgctcactccacccctttcttAGCCTAGGATTGTGCAACCCTGGCTCATCTAGTGCCCCACCTCTGGAAATACTACATGGTGGGAAGCAAATTGTGCTCTTTAAcctttgtgggggtggggtgggcagggcagggctcgaGAGGCTGTCGGCTTTCTTGTCTGTTGGTCAGTCACAACAGCTGGGGACCTGGGTGTCTTTCCCCTGCAGCTGCTTTCTGCAAGGGCCCTTCCCTCACCAGTATGGCAGGGGCTGCCAGCTGGCTCCTAGGAGTCTTCCCTAGGGGCTTGCCCTAACCTGCACTGTTCCCTGTAGCTAGACAGCCAGTATCCCTGTTCCTGGGCCTGCTCCTCCTGTGCCTCCCCCAGCTGGGAATCCCTAGCAGTTGAGTCCCCCGGTGCAGGCCTCTGTTCCTTGGGAGCAGTCTGGAGTGCCTGACTCATGCCCAGGtgctctgctggctgcagagaagtggcttattcacacccctggtATAACAAGCTTGTACCTGGCTGGCAATCAGTGTAACTGGCTATCCCTGGGCatgggggaaggcaggggctaGTCCTGCACCACCCAGGACACACTGAACTGGGTGGACTTTGGAGtttgagctggggctggaacccCTAGGCGTGTGCCTACTCACACCATGACTCGGTGAAGCTCCAAGTTAGGCGGGGAAGAGTCCAAACTGCTGCAGGGCTGGCgaatggcagggagagggggtgtTGGCTGTGTCACCATCTGCCCATAGAACTGAGAATGGAGTCCCACAGTATCTGCTCATGGTGTCCAGGTGTGTGGGCAGGAGCCCCCTGCTGCTGAGGGCGGGGGCCCTGACTGCAGCTGCTAGCTAAGCTGCCCCACTTCTCCCTGCTCTGCCTTGTTGACAGCTCTGGCGCTGCGCTGTGTGCTGGTTGGAGCGGGCAGCCTGTCTTCAtggaccagctgcctctctggctctttctgagctgctgTTGTGGTGGGAGGCAGCACTGGGTTAATCGCATCCATCTGGCTCTTCGGGGGCCCTCAGGAAGCATGAGTCACACTCAGATCCTGCTGTCGCGTTCCATGCGGGTGTGGGTTTGGCCACGCGAGGCTGTAGCTGTCCTGCCATCTGACAGCATGATGATGGCTGGGCAGCAAGCTGCTGGTGCCAGCTGGGCTAGAAGTGGGAGCAGTGTGAGAGCCTCTTGTAGTGTCTGGGGCTGAACTGCTGGGGGGGCTGTGATCTCACTGCTGGCTGCTAATGTAGCCTCCCCATTGGTTGCTGCAGGATCCCTGCAGGAAAAGTCCTTGTGCTTCAGTGGTTGCCTTGGGGGAGTCCCAGTGCCTAAACAGTGAGGCTGAAAGCCTGGCTGTGGGAGCAGGCCCCAGGGTAGCAGGGGAGTGGATGCTAAGATAGACAGTTGTGTTTAAATGGGTCAGGGTCACTGGCTTGTGGCCCATTCAGTGGCTTAAGgccatggggcaggcacagtgtCTGGTGTAAAGGGCCATCTGCCCTGCTTGTGCTGTCTGAATAACTGGCCTCTGCTCCCCTCCAGTGCTTCTGGGTGAGCCAGCCCTACTCTGCCCCACCCTCTTTGTAAATTCCCTCAGCTTGTGCTGCAATCCTGTCTGAGACAAGAAAGGCCCTGCCCAGCTCCCGTTGTCCCCATGAcaagtgtgtgggagggggagaatggaGGGACTTTCACACTAGGGAGCTATTGGCTCAGTAAAAGcagtaccccagccctgcctgcccccagtaGCAGCCAACCAGGCTCCTGTCTATAGAGGGGCAGCTGATCAGGCAGAGGCTTGTGCTCAACCACTCATAATGTGCATTGTCACAGAGCATTTCTGGCTGGGCCCTTAGGGCAGCATTCTGTCACCACTCTCTGCCACTCTTCCCCACCAAATgatccaggcagcagggagacctgggttctgcctTGGCTGTGGAGAGGGAGTGGGATATgatgggttagagcagggtgaggggctgggagtcaaGATTGCTGGGATCTGTTCCcctttctgggcctcagtttccccatctgcaaaagcaGCCCGTGGAGCCTCGTTTGCAAAGCAGTGTGAAGTCTAGCGAGGGAGATGCCGAGAGCTTTTGTTGTACTGGAGCCGAACAGTTCTAGAAGATTTGGTGAAACTGGTCAGTGGGAGAATCTGAGCacaaaatgagagggatttttaCTAGCCTTTTGTGCTTGGataatgtaaaacaaaatgtgtgtgtgggggggaggggttaaaaGCTGCCTGCACCAGCTGTTAGCCTGGGGCAGGCCGTTTAGTTTAAAAGCATGTTTCTAAAGAACCTTTGAAAAGTGCCTCCTGTATGGCAGCGGCATACAATTGTTTGCTAACCGTTTATCAGCACCATACAGTTAACAGGAGCATACATAGGGGAGCACACATACCCAGACCACCACCAATGCTGCCCAAGCCCCCAGGGTGCCTGGATGGAGGGGTCTCCCTCTGGGCAGGTGCAGGAGCGGAGCAGGGACCTATGCAACGCGCTGCTCAGGGCATCAGACTTTGCCTGCTTTGCTGGGGATTGGAGGTCATTAAAGGCTTATGGGTGTAAATACCCCAGAGCCACTTGCTGTAACCAGACCCGCCAGCACCCTAGAGCCAAATAAATCTGCTATGGGGCTACCCCAGGGGGGAGTTCCAGCCTCTGCCTGAGCTGGGACCTGCCAGACTTCATcagtgtgtgtgggtgtttaGGCCAGTGTCCTGACTCTGGTGCGGGGGAGAGGCCCTGGCGCATGTTTCCTCACAAGCCCCAGTAGTTAGCCCTTGGAGCTTGTATGTGTGTTTATTGCCCCTCCctctttttcccttctcttcccccccccccccccccccagcagctgtTGAGCACATAATGCTGTCCACTAGAATACCAATGTTTGCTAGTGTCTTCCACCCATTTCCTGAAGCCATCTCCTGGGCTCCAGCCATCTCTGCCCTGGGGCTTTCCTTACTGGTTCAGCAGCAATCCCCTCTCGTAGGCACGCTGCATTAATGCAATGCCTGATGTATGCGGCATATAGCATGGTTGCCCCACTGCAGCTAGCAGCCCCACAGCTAACCCCCTAGTGTAGATAAGCCTATCTGGCTGCGCTCTCAGCTCTCCCCAGGCACTACTGCCAGCAAATGCTAGCTTACTACCAGCTGCTGCAGGGCGCTAGAGGGCAGGAGTAGTGATGCGTGCCTTGCCCCTCCTTGCGCTCGGCTGTGCGAAGCTGTGGCCCTGGCtgctcagtttgtgtgtgtgtgtagtttcaTGCTTGCTGGGAATCAACTTGTCGAACGTCACTGCACGCTTTGCTATAGGGCGTGGTGAGGGAAGGGTTAATGCCCTGCACTGCCCCGTAGCAGCGTCTACCCTGatcctccgccccccgcccccccccccgggggcacaTTTCTTCCCAAACAAACTCCAATGCCTCAAGATGGCCACCAGATGTGGGGGAGCAGCTGCAGCCAAGGCTGGCGCCACTCCAAATTGCCCGTTCACACATCTGGCTTGAGTTTTGTTCTTGCTAAATCAGCCCCACCCAAGCTCTCTGGGGCGGCTCTGTGCACAGACTCACAGCTCCCCTCTGCTTTCAGTCAGCTTCTAGCCCTGTAGGAAGCAAGCTGCAGCCAGGCAACCTCAGCCCACTTCCATTTTAGCTTCTTACAGCCGCTTGTACAGGAAAGTGTGATCACTGCACTGCAGCGCGGAGGCTACCCTGGCAGGAGGCCCCAAGTTGGAGGCAACCCCTACAGCTAGGAGGAGGTCACTGCTGCAGCTTGCAGAGGTCCCATGGGCTGGCCCTGCCAGTGAGGTCTCAGTGACTGACCCAGAGCTCTGGGGTAGGGGGTGGCCAAAGCCTGGCCTGAGTTTTAAATCTCAGGAATAGTCTGGGTGGAGGAAAAGCCTCCCCCATTCTCTGCTGTCTctctgccctgcctccactcccccAAAGTTTACCCGCCCATTCACCCCCACCTGCTATAGGGGGACACAATGTACCACAGTGGGAAAAGATATAATGGGAACAACCAGTGTATGGTGGGGAGTTATGTCAAGATGCAGAATGTATCAGATTTAATGCGGGACACAGTTTATTGGGGTGGGGAACACAAGGTCAGGGGGCCAGATGAAATGGGGATACActatatcagtggttttcaaacttttgtactggtgacccctttcacacagcaagcctctgagtgcgaccccccttgtaaattaaaaacactttttttatacatttaacatccttataaatgctggaagcaaagcagggtttagggtggagACTGATAGCTCATGACTCACTCCCCGCCCcgtgtaataacctcacaaccccctgagggctacaaaccccagtttgagagcccctgcacTATATTGAGGAGAAATATAATGGGGAAACAGTATATCATGGTTGGGAGAGATATAATGGGGACTCTGAGTGTATCTGGCTGGGGACAAATATAATGGGAACACACctgtgtggagctgggggggAGATTTAATGGGGCACACAGTGCATGGCcaggagaacataagaacggccatactgggtcagaccaaaggtccatctagcccagcatcctggctaccgacagtggccaatgccaagtgccccagagggaatgaacagaacaggtcatcatcaagtgatccatcccctgtcacccattcccagcttctggcacattCTGGAGGACGTGTTTTAATGGTGGCACATCATTGTGTTGGGATGTGGGAGCAATATTATGGGGACACATCCCCTGGGGCCTGGCTAACTTGCTGGTTCAGTTTGCATTGTGTGTGCCCTACCAATGGCAGGACCAAACCTGAGAGTAACAGCCTACTATTGCCATCTGCTGATGGAGCTCCCCCTTTAGCTGA from Eretmochelys imbricata isolate rEreImb1 chromosome 7, rEreImb1.hap1, whole genome shotgun sequence encodes:
- the EEF1G gene encoding elongation factor 1-gamma; translation: MAAAGTLYTYPENWRAFKALIAAQYSGAKIKVLSTPPQFHFGQTNKTPEFLKKFPVGKVPAFEGADGFCVFESNAIAHYVSNDDLRGSTKETAAQIIQWVSFADSDIVPPASTWVFPTLGIMHYNKQATEYAKEEVKRVLGILDSHLKTQTFLVGERITLADITVVCTLLWLYKQVLEPSFRQPYSNTNRWFVTCINQPQFKAVLGEVKLCEKMAQFDAKKFAENQPKKDVPKKEKPAKEEKKQEKKEERKSEPEEEMDECDQALAAEPKSKDPFAHLPKSPFVMDEFKRKYSNEDTLTVALPYFWEHFDKDGWSIWYSQYRFPEELSQTFMSCNLITGMFQRLDKLRKNAFSSVILFGSNNDSTISGIWVFRGQELAFPLSPDWQVDYESYTWRKMDADSEECKTLVKEYFTWEGEFKHVGKAFNQGKIFK